In the Candidatus Deferrimicrobium sp. genome, CCCGCCCCTATGCAGCCCTGAGGTCCGATGTGCAGTGGCCGCATCGCGTCGCCTTGATGGGGATGGTCGACAGGCAATGCGGGCACTCCCTCGTTGTCGGGATGGCGGGCGGGGCCTCTTCCTTCTTCTTGAGGGCGTTCATGCCGCGGACCAGGAAGAAGACGGCAAAGGCGACGATGAGGAAATTGATGACGGTGTTCACGAACAGGCCATAGTTGAGCGTGACCGCTCCCGACCCCTTGGCGGCGGCGACCGTCGCGTAGGGACCGGCGATCTTTCCTTCCTTTAACACCAAGAATAGATTCGAGAAGTCCACGTTGCCGAGAAGGAGCCCGATCGGCGGCATCAGGACGTCGGACACCAATGTCCCGATGATCGTCCCAAAGGCCGCGCCGATGATGATCCCCACCGCCATGTCGATGGCGCTCCCGCGCAGGGCGAATTCCTTGAACTCCTTCAGCATGTTCCATT is a window encoding:
- the mscL gene encoding large-conductance mechanosensitive channel protein MscL encodes the protein MLKEFKEFALRGSAIDMAVGIIIGAAFGTIIGTLVSDVLMPPIGLLLGNVDFSNLFLVLKEGKIAGPYATVAAAKGSGAVTLNYGLFVNTVINFLIVAFAVFFLVRGMNALKKKEEAPPAIPTTRECPHCLSTIPIKATRCGHCTSDLRAA